The DNA sequence CCTGCTGGCCACGTGATTGCCTTGCTGGCTAGTGCATATTGATAATGTAGATTTGCTGTTCTAGCGATCTATTTGCTTCCATCAAATTTTGTTGTTATCTTTACTGAGATTCCATCACACGTTCTTATGCAGGAGAGGGATGCTAGTATTTTCTTCTCTTTGTAAGGTCCATTTCTCTGTCGCCCTCTCTTTTATTGCGGTTCCCCTAGTCAAATTCGCAAGAATGATTGAATTTTGAGCCTGCCAGCTTGCACATGTACTAATCCAACTATCTTATTTACAATAATCTCGTATCATAAATATAGTAGTGTCTACCAGCCTCCAGATTTCAAGTCCCAATTCCTCATGGCAATCCCTTCATTGACCCAAAACTCTTCTTCCTACATTGAAGGTGGTGATGAACAAACATTgtttaacaaagaaaaagaagatgacAGTGATCAAATCCTCTCTGTGCTCCCTAGGGAAAGAGGGTGGTTAAGTGAGCACATTCACTTGTACCAAGGTTTTTGGTGTCCCACCAGAGTTCTCAAGGGACTCCTAATTCTCCAGAAACATTTTCGGGCACAACCAAGTGACATTCTCCTGGCCACATATCCAAAATCGGGAACAACCTGGTTAAAGGCACTTCTTTTTTCCATAACAAATCGTACATGTATCAGTCATCCCGATCAAAATCCTTTGCTAACGGCAAACCCTCATGAACTGGTTCCCATGCTGGAATCATATGCCGCCGAGAATCCTGTAAACCCAAAGCCACCCAATTCTCTCATGCACACTCACATTCCTTACAACTCTTTACCAGAATCAACAAAATCTTCAGGCTGCCCTATTGTTTATGTTTATCGAGACCCGAAGGATGTGTTAGTGTCATGTTGGCACTTTGTCAACAAGCT is a window from the Coffea eugenioides isolate CCC68of unplaced genomic scaffold, Ceug_1.0 ScVebR1_3418;HRSCAF=4626, whole genome shotgun sequence genome containing:
- the LOC113757913 gene encoding flavonol sulfotransferase-like; its protein translation is MAIPSLTQNSSSYIEGGDEQTLFNKEKEDDSDQILSVLPRERGWLSEHIHLYQGFWCPTRVLKGLLILQKHFRAQPSDILLATYPKSGTTWLKALLFSITNRTCISHPDQNPLLTANPHELVPMLESYAAENPVNPKPPNSLMHTHIPYNSLPESTKSSGCPIVYVYRDPKDVLVSCWHFVNKLKPEAVPRISLTEAFEKFSKGASPFGPYWNHVLGYWKASIEWPERVFFLRYEDLKKEPCFHTKRLAEFLGQPFTTDKEGESLVSKVVEFCSFKNLSNLDVNKTGSHSVVGFRVIENKIYFREGQVGDSQNYLEREMMDHLDQVTEESFKKFHLKAFSSEDDEKSEVSTAM